From a region of the Pan paniscus chromosome 19, NHGRI_mPanPan1-v2.0_pri, whole genome shotgun sequence genome:
- the LOC100980370 gene encoding peptidyl-prolyl cis-trans isomerase A-like: MPCHIYYSIYMPSHGQPTVFFDITINSEPLGHISFKLFADKFPKTAENFPALRTGEKGFGYKSSCFHRIIPGFMCQGGDFTHHNGTGGKSIYGEKFDDENFILKHTGPGIFSMANAGPNTNGSQFCNCTAKTAWLDGMHVVLGKVKEGMNIAEATERFGSRNGKTSKKITIADCGQLY, translated from the coding sequence ATGCCATGTCacatatattatagtatatatatgccCAGCCATGGTCAACCCACCGTGTTCTTTGACATCACCATCAACAGCGAGCCCTTGGGCCACATCTCCTTCAAGCTGTTTGCAGACAAGTTTCCAAAGACAGCAGAAAACTTTCCTGCTCTGCGCACTGGAGAGAAAGGGTTTGGTTATAAGAGTTCCTGCTTTCACAGAATTATTCCAGGGTTTATGTGTCAGGGTGGTGACTTCACACACCATAATGGCACTGGTGGCAAGTCCATCTATGGGGAGAAATTTGATGATGAGAACTTCATTCTGAAGCATACAGGTCCTGGCATCTTTTCCATGGCAAATGCTGGACCCAACACAAATGGTTCCCAGTTTTGCAACTGCACTGCCAAGACTGCGTGGTTGGATGGCATGCATGTGGTCCTTGGCAAAGTGAAAGAAGGCATGAATATTGCGGAGGCCACGGAGCGCTTTGGGTCCAGGAATGGCAAGACCAGCAAGAAGATCACCATTGCCGACTGTGGACAACTCTACTAA